A window of Tautonia plasticadhaerens contains these coding sequences:
- a CDS encoding biliverdin-producing heme oxygenase, whose amino-acid sequence MSPGIPARTDRDPVPIPNGEAGTPGARASAGAKAEEPGIDPAGDRHGPAPADPGGPSILARLRHETRSHHEAIERVVDVDRLGASRSAYVRLLRGFLGYYEPLEGRLAGLPWEASGLDFRERRKAGWLREDLRSLDPDGPPCPTCPDLPEPVDLARGLGCLYVVEGATLGGRVVLRLIGDRLGIGPESGGRFYSGYRARTGAMWASFGRFAEAHVAAHPDRADAVVEAASETFDSLRRWLSGTGPGR is encoded by the coding sequence GTGTCGCCCGGAATCCCAGCCCGCACCGACCGAGACCCCGTCCCGATCCCGAACGGGGAAGCCGGCACCCCCGGGGCGAGGGCGTCGGCGGGGGCGAAGGCGGAGGAACCCGGGATCGACCCGGCGGGCGACCGGCATGGGCCCGCCCCGGCCGACCCCGGCGGGCCCTCGATCCTGGCTCGCCTCCGGCACGAGACGAGATCCCATCACGAGGCGATCGAGCGGGTCGTGGACGTCGACCGACTCGGCGCCTCCCGGTCGGCCTACGTCCGATTGCTCCGCGGGTTCCTCGGCTACTACGAGCCTTTAGAGGGGCGGTTGGCCGGGCTCCCCTGGGAGGCATCGGGCCTGGATTTCCGGGAGCGGCGCAAGGCCGGATGGCTCCGCGAGGACCTGCGCTCGCTCGACCCCGACGGGCCCCCCTGCCCGACCTGCCCGGACCTCCCCGAGCCGGTCGACCTGGCCCGAGGCCTCGGCTGCCTCTACGTGGTCGAGGGGGCCACGCTCGGCGGCCGGGTCGTGCTCCGCCTGATCGGCGACCGGCTCGGGATCGGGCCGGAGTCGGGGGGCCGGTTCTACTCCGGCTACCGGGCGCGGACGGGTGCCATGTGGGCCTCCTTCGGCCGATTCGCCGAGGCCCACGTCGCCGCCCACCCCGACCGGGCCGATGCCGTCGTCGAGGCCGCTTCCGAGACCTTCGACTCCCTCCGACGCTGGCTCTCCGGGACGGGGCCCGGGCGGTGA
- a CDS encoding right-handed parallel beta-helix repeat-containing protein, with product MPRMSQVERRVRFGASVAAALGIVLLATAARAGDEGPGRDEQQLPFAMHSAMTDLPTITVGRSDADLIGADNRALQAAVDYVAGLGGGVVLIGEGEYQMRDSLHLRSNVTVRGVRGKTILRKAKAAESPLAMDGDFGEQQITVTNPSGFEVGMGVAVWDDRSGGFHTTVGRITGGRGDTFAIDAPLMADCMVSNDARAATVFPVVSGVDIRGARVEDLVIDGNKEENPYLNGCRGAGIYLYRGFGTVISGCEVRDYHGDGISFQQSNDVTVADCISEGNTHLGLHPGSGSQRPVVRGNVARRNGTDGLFLCWRVRHGSFEDNVLEENGQFGISIGHKDSDNLLRGNTVVRNASNGIFFRNEDEAMAPHRNRLEANVIEDNGREPGTAAIRVRGEPSGLIFEGNVIRDSRTGAEQTQTVGILVEPEVGPIRIGSNAIEAGTVVEDRREAAPAGDSRR from the coding sequence ATGCCGAGGATGTCGCAGGTCGAGCGTCGGGTTCGATTCGGAGCATCGGTGGCGGCGGCCCTGGGGATCGTCCTGCTGGCGACGGCCGCCCGGGCCGGGGACGAGGGGCCGGGGAGGGACGAGCAGCAGTTGCCGTTCGCCATGCACTCGGCGATGACCGACCTGCCGACGATCACCGTGGGGCGGTCGGACGCCGACCTGATCGGCGCCGACAACCGGGCGCTCCAGGCGGCGGTCGATTACGTGGCCGGGCTCGGCGGCGGGGTGGTCCTGATCGGCGAGGGGGAGTACCAGATGCGGGACTCGCTCCACCTCCGATCCAACGTCACGGTGCGGGGGGTGAGGGGGAAGACGATCCTCCGCAAGGCGAAGGCCGCCGAGTCTCCCCTGGCGATGGACGGCGACTTCGGCGAGCAGCAGATCACGGTCACCAATCCGTCGGGGTTCGAGGTCGGCATGGGGGTGGCAGTCTGGGACGACCGCTCGGGGGGCTTCCACACGACGGTCGGCCGGATCACCGGGGGGCGGGGGGACACCTTCGCCATCGACGCCCCGCTGATGGCCGACTGCATGGTCTCCAACGACGCCAGGGCGGCCACCGTCTTCCCGGTCGTCAGCGGCGTGGACATCCGGGGGGCGAGGGTCGAGGACCTCGTCATCGACGGGAATAAGGAGGAGAACCCCTACCTGAACGGCTGCCGGGGGGCCGGGATCTACCTCTATCGCGGGTTCGGCACGGTCATCAGCGGCTGCGAGGTGCGCGACTACCACGGCGACGGGATCAGCTTCCAGCAGTCGAACGACGTGACGGTGGCGGACTGCATCAGCGAGGGGAACACGCACCTGGGGCTCCACCCCGGCAGCGGATCCCAGCGCCCGGTGGTCCGGGGGAACGTGGCGAGGCGGAACGGCACCGACGGCCTGTTCCTCTGCTGGAGGGTCCGGCACGGGTCGTTCGAGGACAACGTGCTGGAGGAGAACGGCCAGTTCGGCATCTCCATCGGCCACAAGGACTCGGACAACCTGCTCAGGGGGAACACGGTGGTCCGGAACGCCTCGAACGGCATCTTCTTCCGGAACGAGGACGAGGCGATGGCGCCCCACCGCAATCGGCTGGAGGCGAACGTGATCGAGGACAACGGCCGGGAGCCGGGGACCGCCGCGATCCGGGTCCGGGGTGAGCCCTCGGGCCTGATCTTCGAGGGGAACGTGATCCGGGATTCCCGGACCGGGGCCGAGCAGACGCAGACCGTCGGCATCCTGGTCGAGCCCGAGGTCGGGCCGATCCGGATCGGCTCGAACGCGATCGAGGCGGGCACGGTGGTGGAGGACCGCCGGGAGGCGGCCCCGGCCGGGGACTCGCGGCGATGA
- a CDS encoding amidohydrolase, translated as MIVPNTAARPLILALGLVAVSSDARAQDPPTADLIVHNGKVVTVDGDFTIAQALAVSEGTLIRVGSDEEVMATRGPETEVVDLGGKTVVPGLIDSHTHPTGASMIEFDHPIPDLETVADVLDYIARRAGEVGEGNWVVVRQVFITRLQEQRYPTREELDRVAPQNPVLFATGPDASLNSLALELSGIDKDFEPEGPGKVERDPETGEPTGILRNLTRYVKVEDPGQSPTEQERDDRLVALFRDYNSVGLTAVIDRNASETDITQYERLEDADALTLRLGISRGVGTSGDLGAIEEEIRGVADHPLFRAGPMLRIVGIKMFLDGGMLTGSAYMREPWGVSDIYSIDDPHYKGVLFIPPDRLEPMVRAAVESGLQFTAHSVGDGAVHALLDAYEAVNEDTPIAPTRPCITHSNFMSAEAIEQAARLGVVLDIQPAWLYLDVRTLAAQFGYDRLRWFQPLRSIFEAGVTVGGGSDHMQKVGSFRSINPYNPFLGMWVAITRQARGYEGRFHPEEALSREQALRFYTINNAKLLFLEDRVGSLEEGKLADFVVLDRDLLTCPEGEIREITVHSTYLGGEPVYEQASD; from the coding sequence ATGATCGTGCCGAACACCGCCGCCCGGCCCCTGATCCTGGCGCTGGGCCTCGTCGCCGTCAGCTCCGACGCCCGGGCCCAGGACCCGCCGACGGCCGACCTGATCGTCCACAACGGCAAGGTGGTCACGGTCGACGGCGACTTCACCATCGCCCAGGCCCTGGCCGTCTCCGAGGGCACGCTGATCCGGGTCGGCTCGGATGAGGAGGTGATGGCGACGAGGGGGCCCGAGACGGAGGTGGTCGACCTGGGGGGCAAGACGGTCGTGCCCGGCCTGATCGACTCCCACACCCACCCCACCGGCGCCTCGATGATCGAGTTCGACCACCCGATCCCCGACCTGGAGACGGTCGCCGACGTGCTCGACTACATCGCTCGACGCGCCGGGGAGGTCGGCGAAGGGAACTGGGTGGTCGTCCGCCAGGTCTTCATCACCCGGCTCCAGGAGCAGCGCTACCCGACCCGGGAGGAACTGGACCGGGTCGCCCCCCAAAACCCGGTGCTCTTCGCGACCGGCCCCGACGCCTCCCTCAACTCCCTGGCGCTGGAACTCAGCGGCATCGACAAGGACTTCGAGCCGGAGGGGCCCGGCAAGGTCGAGCGCGACCCCGAGACCGGCGAGCCGACCGGGATCCTCCGCAACCTCACCCGGTACGTCAAGGTCGAGGACCCGGGCCAATCCCCCACGGAGCAGGAGCGGGACGACCGGCTCGTCGCCCTCTTCCGGGACTACAACTCCGTCGGCCTGACCGCCGTCATCGACCGCAACGCCAGCGAAACGGACATCACGCAGTACGAGCGGCTGGAGGACGCCGACGCGCTGACCCTCCGCCTCGGGATTTCCCGGGGGGTCGGCACCTCGGGGGACCTGGGGGCGATCGAGGAGGAGATTCGGGGGGTGGCCGACCACCCGCTCTTCCGGGCGGGCCCGATGCTCCGGATCGTCGGCATCAAGATGTTCCTCGACGGCGGGATGCTCACCGGCAGCGCGTACATGAGGGAGCCCTGGGGGGTGAGCGACATCTATTCGATCGACGACCCCCACTACAAGGGGGTCCTGTTCATCCCGCCGGATCGGCTGGAGCCGATGGTCCGGGCGGCGGTCGAGTCCGGCCTCCAGTTCACGGCGCATAGCGTCGGGGACGGCGCGGTCCACGCCCTGCTCGACGCCTACGAGGCCGTGAACGAGGACACGCCGATCGCCCCCACCCGGCCCTGCATCACCCACTCGAACTTCATGAGCGCGGAGGCGATCGAGCAGGCCGCCCGCCTCGGCGTGGTGCTCGACATCCAGCCCGCCTGGCTCTACCTCGACGTCCGGACGCTGGCCGCCCAGTTCGGGTATGACCGGCTCCGCTGGTTCCAGCCGCTCAGGAGCATCTTCGAGGCGGGGGTGACGGTAGGCGGCGGCTCGGACCACATGCAGAAGGTCGGCTCGTTCCGGTCCATCAACCCCTACAACCCGTTCCTCGGCATGTGGGTCGCCATCACCCGACAGGCCCGGGGCTACGAGGGCCGGTTCCACCCCGAGGAGGCCCTCTCCCGGGAGCAGGCCCTCCGGTTCTACACGATCAACAACGCGAAGCTGCTGTTCCTGGAGGACCGGGTCGGCTCGCTGGAGGAGGGGAAGCTCGCCGACTTCGTCGTCCTGGACCGGGACCTCCTGACCTGCCCGGAGGGCGAGATCCGGGAGATCACCGTACACTCGACCTACCTGGGCGGCGAGCCGGTCTATGAGCAGGCCTCGGACTGA
- a CDS encoding aminotransferase family protein produces the protein MATAPTTVPDLITEAQAVEERFLRQIFVRDQMAEWSKHPLVMARADGVSYWDVHGKHYLDALSGIYVASVGHNNRRVIEAIKEQLDRLTFSPAMHGTNPIAVQLANLLAEITPGDLGAVKFQCGGAEVTEAAIKLARQYHKLNGSPGKYKVISRYQSWHGSTLGALSASGLKSRKTVNEPMAPGFLHVFPPTCYRCPFGQQYPGCGLTCASIVDRVVEMEDPETVAAIIVEPIGHTGGVIDPPDEYLPMLREICDRHDILLIFDEIITGFGRTGHLFAAETFGVVPDVLCVAKGMSGGYAPISAMICRRPIADAFWGPVESNPGFVEGHTFEGNPISCAAGIAVIREILERDLCGNARAQGARLRAGFEAMAACHGVIGDIRGKGLFQAIEFVRDPATREPMPDGFGVKVGRRALEHGLLCRFDPNWIAFGPPLVTTGEQIDEMLAILDRSLGEVLAEAVG, from the coding sequence ATGGCGACCGCACCGACGACCGTCCCCGACCTGATCACCGAGGCCCAGGCGGTGGAGGAGCGTTTCCTCCGGCAGATCTTCGTCCGGGATCAGATGGCCGAGTGGTCGAAGCACCCGCTGGTGATGGCCCGGGCCGACGGCGTCTCGTACTGGGACGTGCACGGGAAACACTACCTGGATGCGTTGTCGGGCATCTATGTCGCCTCGGTCGGCCACAACAACCGGAGGGTGATCGAGGCGATCAAGGAGCAGCTCGACCGGCTCACCTTCTCGCCGGCGATGCACGGGACCAACCCGATCGCGGTGCAGCTGGCGAACCTGCTGGCCGAGATCACGCCGGGGGACCTCGGCGCCGTCAAGTTCCAGTGCGGCGGGGCGGAGGTGACCGAGGCGGCGATCAAGCTGGCGAGGCAGTACCACAAGCTCAACGGATCGCCCGGGAAGTACAAGGTCATTAGCCGATACCAGTCGTGGCACGGGTCGACCCTGGGGGCGTTGTCGGCCTCGGGGTTGAAGTCCCGGAAGACGGTGAACGAGCCGATGGCGCCGGGGTTCCTGCACGTCTTCCCGCCGACCTGCTACCGGTGCCCGTTCGGCCAGCAGTACCCGGGCTGCGGGCTCACCTGCGCCTCGATCGTGGACCGGGTCGTCGAGATGGAGGACCCGGAGACGGTGGCGGCGATCATCGTCGAGCCGATCGGCCACACCGGCGGGGTGATCGACCCGCCCGACGAGTACCTGCCGATGCTCCGGGAGATCTGCGACCGCCACGACATCCTGCTGATCTTCGACGAGATCATCACCGGGTTCGGCCGGACCGGGCACCTGTTCGCGGCCGAGACGTTCGGCGTGGTGCCGGACGTGCTCTGCGTGGCGAAGGGGATGAGCGGCGGGTATGCCCCCATCTCGGCGATGATCTGCCGGAGGCCGATCGCCGACGCCTTCTGGGGGCCGGTCGAGTCGAACCCGGGATTCGTGGAGGGGCATACGTTCGAGGGGAACCCGATCTCATGCGCGGCCGGGATCGCCGTGATCCGGGAGATCCTGGAACGGGACCTCTGCGGCAACGCGAGGGCCCAGGGGGCGAGGCTCCGGGCGGGGTTCGAGGCGATGGCCGCCTGCCACGGCGTGATCGGCGACATCCGGGGCAAGGGGCTGTTCCAGGCGATCGAGTTCGTCCGGGATCCGGCCACCAGGGAGCCGATGCCGGACGGGTTCGGGGTGAAGGTCGGGCGGAGGGCGCTGGAGCACGGCCTACTCTGCCGGTTCGACCCGAACTGGATCGCCTTCGGCCCGCCTTTGGTGACGACCGGAGAGCAAATCGACGAAATGCTGGCGATCCTCGACCGGAGCCTCGGCGAGGTGCTCGCCGAGGCAGTCGGTTGA
- a CDS encoding sigma-70 family RNA polymerase sigma factor — protein MMADERDDAELVLLASGGDHAALASLFARHRGRLRQVVRLRMDRRLQGRVDPSDVLQEAYLDLAEKLPEFEKKRGAMPFFLWLRLVTIERLLRVHRRHLGAAMRAADREISLHRGALPHASSASLAAQLMGRVTSVSRAAARAELRVLLEGVLERLPPSDREIITLRHFEELSNEEAAALLGLNASAASKRYVRAMLRLKDSLAAIPAFSGSARGLLG, from the coding sequence ATGATGGCCGACGAACGGGACGACGCCGAGCTGGTCCTCCTCGCCTCCGGCGGAGACCACGCCGCCCTGGCCTCGCTGTTCGCCCGTCACCGGGGGAGGCTCCGGCAGGTGGTCCGGCTCCGCATGGACCGCCGGCTCCAGGGCCGGGTCGACCCCTCCGACGTGCTCCAGGAGGCGTATCTCGACCTGGCCGAGAAGCTGCCGGAGTTCGAGAAGAAGCGGGGGGCGATGCCCTTCTTCCTCTGGCTCCGCCTGGTCACGATCGAGCGCCTGCTCCGCGTCCACCGCCGGCACCTCGGCGCCGCCATGCGCGCCGCCGACCGGGAGATCTCCCTGCATCGGGGCGCCCTGCCGCACGCCAGCTCGGCCTCGCTGGCGGCGCAGCTGATGGGGAGGGTCACGTCCGTCAGCCGGGCCGCGGCCCGGGCGGAGCTGAGGGTGTTGCTGGAGGGGGTGCTGGAGCGGCTGCCCCCCTCGGACCGGGAGATCATCACGCTGCGGCACTTCGAGGAGCTGAGCAACGAGGAGGCGGCCGCGCTGCTCGGCCTGAACGCCTCGGCCGCCAGCAAGCGGTACGTCCGGGCCATGCTCCGGCTGAAGGACAGCCTGGCCGCCATCCCCGCGTTCTCGGGATCGGCCCGGGGCCTCCTCGGCTGA
- a CDS encoding M20 family metallopeptidase, which translates to MSARIATRVDRRRMLAIARRLISVHSPTGEAGGAAEALSGLLEAEGFAVDRPEADHPKSPAVVARLDSGTPGRTLQFDGHLDTVHLPFVPFGKDEAQITGSGSCDMKGGLAAAVEGMLAARDAGMPEAGSILLTAHDLHEAPWGFGAQFDRLLVDGVVGDAVLIPEPLCDRLPVSGRGQACWKVTIRREGPPIHEVMRPQGDPKVIAVGAELIRRLGELDSRLSGEVNPVAGRSSVFVGQVHAGEIYNQDPPIFWMEGTRRWIPGQDRREVEAGFRAVLDALAAETGTTIEADYQLVRDAFALDVASPLVADFQRAYTALSGAPLSTGPKPFVDDGNSVWALAGVPCVTHGPRAGGQHTVGEWASIDDLARVAHLYALTAALYCPRG; encoded by the coding sequence ATGTCGGCGCGGATCGCGACGCGCGTCGATCGGCGTCGGATGCTGGCGATCGCCCGGCGGCTGATCTCGGTGCACAGCCCCACCGGCGAGGCCGGGGGGGCCGCCGAGGCACTGTCGGGGCTGCTCGAAGCGGAGGGGTTCGCCGTGGATCGGCCCGAGGCCGACCACCCGAAGTCCCCCGCGGTGGTGGCCCGGCTCGACTCGGGCACGCCGGGGAGGACACTCCAGTTCGACGGGCACCTGGACACCGTCCACCTGCCGTTCGTCCCCTTCGGGAAGGACGAAGCGCAGATCACCGGCAGCGGCTCGTGCGACATGAAGGGGGGCCTGGCGGCGGCGGTCGAGGGGATGCTGGCGGCCCGGGATGCGGGCATGCCGGAGGCGGGTTCGATCCTGCTGACCGCCCACGACCTGCACGAGGCCCCCTGGGGCTTCGGGGCGCAGTTCGACCGCTTGCTGGTAGACGGCGTGGTCGGCGACGCGGTCCTCATCCCCGAGCCGCTCTGCGACCGCCTGCCGGTCTCGGGCCGGGGCCAGGCCTGCTGGAAGGTGACGATCCGCCGGGAGGGGCCGCCGATCCACGAGGTGATGCGGCCGCAAGGGGACCCGAAGGTGATCGCCGTGGGGGCCGAGCTGATCCGCCGGCTCGGCGAGCTGGACTCCAGGCTGTCCGGGGAGGTCAACCCAGTCGCCGGCAGGTCGAGCGTCTTCGTCGGCCAGGTCCATGCGGGGGAGATCTACAACCAGGACCCGCCGATCTTCTGGATGGAAGGCACCCGACGCTGGATCCCGGGCCAGGACCGCCGGGAGGTCGAGGCCGGATTCCGGGCGGTCCTCGACGCCCTGGCCGCCGAGACGGGGACGACCATCGAGGCCGACTACCAGCTCGTCCGCGATGCGTTCGCCCTGGACGTGGCTTCCCCGTTGGTGGCCGACTTCCAGCGGGCGTATACGGCGCTTTCCGGCGCCCCGCTGTCGACCGGCCCGAAGCCGTTCGTGGACGACGGCAACAGCGTCTGGGCGCTGGCGGGGGTCCCCTGCGTCACCCACGGGCCGAGGGCGGGGGGCCAGCACACGGTCGGGGAGTGGGCCTCGATCGACGACCTCGCCCGGGTCGCCCACCTCTACGCCCTGACCGCCGCCCTGTACTGCCCCCGAGGATGA
- a CDS encoding Gfo/Idh/MocA family protein: protein MSFPEMNRRSALKAIAGGLAFPFVARAGVAPPSETLNHASFGGSGMALADIRSLTASPHVRLVAVADVDLDRTAEVKRLFPEVRVYQDYRELLDSEADLDSVNVSTPDHMHAPITREAIRRGLHVYTQKPLTQTLYEARQLTKAASDRGIVSQMGIQIHSHPVHKAVVATVHDGAIGKVREVHSWSGKQWGDRAPRPDRTDPVPEGLDWDGWLGVAEERPFISGWYHPGNWRKRLDFGTGTFGDMGCHILDPVFSALELTAPTEVRSEGGAPNEHSWGLDSVVRYTFPASPRTVDGFTLTWYDGDRRPPEEVAALIGDRRLSDQGSIYIGEEGVLYSPYIDAPVLLPAEKFMDYARPGPEGDDHYLQFVEACRGNGETSTPFSYAGPLTEMVLLGCLATRFPETSLAWDAEALKVTNLDEANRFVRREPREGYRVEGL from the coding sequence ATGTCCTTCCCCGAGATGAACCGACGCTCGGCCCTCAAGGCGATTGCCGGCGGCCTGGCCTTCCCCTTCGTGGCCCGCGCGGGCGTCGCCCCGCCGAGCGAGACGCTCAACCACGCCAGCTTCGGCGGCTCGGGGATGGCCCTGGCCGACATCCGGTCGCTCACGGCCAGCCCCCACGTCCGCCTCGTCGCCGTGGCCGACGTCGACCTGGACCGAACCGCCGAGGTCAAACGCCTGTTCCCCGAGGTCCGGGTCTACCAGGACTACCGGGAGCTGCTCGACTCCGAGGCGGACCTCGACTCCGTCAACGTCTCGACCCCCGACCACATGCACGCCCCGATCACCAGGGAGGCGATCCGGCGCGGCCTGCACGTCTACACCCAGAAGCCCCTGACCCAGACCCTGTACGAGGCCCGGCAGCTCACCAAGGCCGCGAGCGACCGGGGGATCGTCTCCCAGATGGGGATCCAGATCCACTCCCACCCGGTCCACAAGGCGGTGGTCGCCACCGTGCACGACGGGGCGATCGGCAAGGTCCGGGAGGTCCACAGCTGGAGCGGCAAGCAGTGGGGGGACCGCGCCCCCCGCCCCGACCGCACCGACCCGGTCCCCGAGGGCCTCGACTGGGACGGCTGGCTCGGCGTGGCCGAGGAGCGGCCGTTCATCTCCGGCTGGTATCACCCCGGCAACTGGCGGAAGCGGCTCGACTTCGGCACCGGAACCTTCGGCGACATGGGGTGCCACATCCTCGACCCGGTCTTCTCCGCCCTGGAGTTGACCGCACCGACCGAGGTCCGGTCCGAGGGGGGCGCCCCGAACGAGCACAGCTGGGGCCTCGACTCGGTCGTCCGCTACACCTTCCCCGCTTCCCCCCGGACGGTCGACGGCTTCACGCTCACCTGGTACGACGGCGACCGACGCCCGCCGGAGGAGGTGGCCGCCCTGATCGGCGACCGGAGACTCAGCGACCAGGGGTCGATCTACATCGGCGAGGAGGGCGTGCTGTATTCCCCCTACATCGACGCCCCGGTGCTCCTCCCCGCCGAGAAGTTCATGGACTACGCGCGCCCCGGGCCGGAGGGGGACGACCACTACCTCCAGTTCGTCGAGGCCTGCCGGGGCAACGGCGAGACCTCGACCCCCTTCTCCTACGCCGGGCCGCTCACCGAAATGGTCCTGCTCGGCTGCCTCGCCACCCGATTCCCCGAAACAAGCCTGGCCTGGGACGCCGAGGCGCTGAAGGTCACCAACCTCGACGAGGCGAACCGCTTCGTCCGCCGGGAACCCCGGGAGGGCTACCGGGTCGAAGGGCTCTGA
- a CDS encoding FHA domain-containing protein: protein MIARLVSLDGHPDIHLGQTVVLVGRHAHCDVRLDSSRVSRRHCCLVLEGDHLVVRDLESTNGTRVNGDLVSVSRMVPGDELSIGLARYRLELGPEPPGASSAIRLDAPPDRPGGGDDPSGLGTWLLDRPPEPGPPRPIPEEDEG, encoded by the coding sequence ATGATCGCCCGACTCGTCTCGCTCGACGGGCACCCCGACATCCACCTCGGCCAGACCGTCGTCCTGGTCGGCCGACATGCCCACTGCGACGTCCGGCTCGACTCCTCCCGGGTCTCGCGGCGGCACTGCTGCCTCGTGCTGGAGGGGGACCACTTGGTCGTCCGGGACCTGGAGAGCACCAACGGGACCCGGGTGAACGGGGACCTCGTCTCGGTCTCCCGGATGGTCCCCGGCGACGAGCTCTCGATCGGCCTGGCCCGCTATCGCCTCGAACTCGGCCCGGAGCCCCCGGGGGCCTCTTCTGCGATCCGGCTCGACGCTCCCCCCGACCGCCCCGGGGGGGGCGACGACCCCTCGGGCCTCGGCACCTGGCTGCTCGACCGCCCGCCCGAGCCGGGACCGCCCCGACCGATCCCGGAGGAGGATGAAGGTTGA
- a CDS encoding acyltransferase family protein has product MTAGAGQEASADPREQAKPGRLVSLDAFRGAVMLLMASSGLGLAAVAEHHEGSPTWRFIGSQVEHAPWVGCTLWDLIQPAFMFMVGVALPFSIANRQGRGQGFGTMLAHALWRSAALVLLAVFLTSNWSDRTVWVFTNVLAQIGLGYPFLFLLAFTRPRTQWVAAFGILFGYWLAFALYPIPGSGTDWASLGIPENWPHLTGFAAHWEKNANAAAAFDAWFLNLFPREEPFRFSEGGYQTLNFVPSLATMIFGMQAGRLVRRDLPVTAKLARLTAAGVLGVLIGLWIQASGVCPIIKRIWTPSWAIFSAGLVTLLLAGFVAIIEWRGWRRWAFPMVVAGMNPIALYCMWQVSGGYVRSSLERHLGQDVFESFGEKYEPAMERASTLLVFWLVLLWMYHRKIFLRI; this is encoded by the coding sequence ATGACGGCGGGGGCGGGCCAGGAGGCTTCGGCCGATCCTCGGGAGCAGGCGAAGCCCGGCCGACTCGTCTCGCTCGACGCCTTCCGGGGGGCGGTGATGCTCCTGATGGCGTCGAGCGGGCTCGGCCTGGCGGCGGTCGCGGAGCACCACGAGGGTAGCCCGACCTGGCGGTTCATCGGCTCCCAGGTCGAGCACGCCCCCTGGGTGGGATGCACCCTCTGGGACCTGATCCAGCCGGCCTTCATGTTCATGGTGGGCGTGGCCCTGCCGTTCTCGATCGCCAACCGGCAGGGTCGGGGGCAGGGGTTCGGGACGATGCTGGCCCACGCCCTCTGGCGGTCGGCCGCGTTGGTCCTGCTGGCGGTCTTCCTGACCTCGAACTGGAGCGACCGGACGGTCTGGGTCTTCACGAACGTGCTGGCGCAGATCGGCCTGGGATATCCGTTCCTGTTCCTGCTGGCCTTCACCCGGCCGAGGACGCAGTGGGTCGCCGCGTTCGGGATCCTGTTCGGCTACTGGCTGGCCTTCGCCCTGTACCCGATCCCGGGGTCGGGCACCGACTGGGCCTCGCTCGGCATCCCCGAGAACTGGCCGCACCTGACCGGCTTCGCCGCGCACTGGGAGAAGAACGCGAACGCGGCGGCGGCCTTCGATGCCTGGTTCCTGAACCTGTTCCCCCGCGAGGAGCCGTTCCGGTTCAGCGAGGGGGGGTATCAGACGCTCAACTTCGTGCCGTCGCTGGCGACCATGATCTTCGGCATGCAGGCCGGTCGCCTGGTGAGGCGGGACCTGCCGGTGACGGCGAAGCTCGCCCGGCTGACGGCGGCGGGCGTGCTGGGCGTGCTGATCGGGCTATGGATCCAGGCGAGCGGCGTCTGCCCGATCATCAAGCGGATCTGGACCCCCTCGTGGGCGATCTTCAGCGCGGGGCTGGTGACGCTGCTGCTGGCCGGGTTCGTGGCGATCATCGAGTGGCGGGGCTGGAGGCGCTGGGCCTTCCCGATGGTGGTGGCGGGGATGAACCCGATCGCCCTCTACTGCATGTGGCAGGTCTCGGGGGGGTACGTGCGGAGCAGCCTGGAGCGGCACCTCGGGCAGGACGTCTTCGAGTCGTTCGGCGAGAAGTATGAGCCGGCGATGGAGCGGGCCTCGACGTTGCTCGTCTTCTGGCTCGTCCTGCTCTGGATGTACCACCGGAAGATCTTCCTCCGCATCTGA